A region from the Salvelinus sp. IW2-2015 linkage group LG19, ASM291031v2, whole genome shotgun sequence genome encodes:
- the LOC111979755 gene encoding interleukin-12 subunit alpha-like, whose amino-acid sequence MSSPVVSRNRPITDNCLTTAQTLLWNITEALAQEHLFKGINCTDQGMELNTRTQTVQVCAPKTKSTQQHSTCSRVTNVKFDQDKCLRNIEEDLRCYSDMLQAIDPKLLGPNVLQNLGEIKENCFSSSLLGVWSSQQDTQGCRPTQGTANQNSFDERVHLCKVLKGLQVRTVTINRIIGYIHAGEHNM is encoded by the exons ATGTCCAGCCCAGTGGTGTCGCGCAACCGCCCGATAACTGACAACTGTCTTACTACTGCGCAAACACTACTTTGGAACATCACGGAGGCGCTTGCACAG GAACACCTGTTCAAAGGAATAAACTGCACGGACCAGGGTATGGAGTTGAACACGAGAACACAGACAGTGCAAGTGTGTGCGCCAAAA ACCAAAAGCACTCAACAGCACTCAACATGTTCCAGAGTGACAAATGTAAAGTTTGATCAG GACAAGTGTCTGAGGAACATTGAGGAGGATCTGCGTTGTTATAGTGACATGCTACAAGCTATTGACCCTAAACTGCTTGGACCCAATGTGCTACAGAACCTAGGAGAGATTAAGGAG AACTGCTTCTCCTCGTCTTTGTTGGGAGTCTGGTCCTCTCAGCAG GATACACAAGGTTGTAGGCCTACTCAAGGTACTGCTAACCAAAATTCCTTTGATGAAAGGGTACATCTGTGTAAAGTGCTGAAGGGGCTCCAGGTTCGCACCGTAACCATCAACAGAATCATTGGATATATTCATGCTGGAGAACACAATATGTAA